A region of Paucidesulfovibrio gracilis DSM 16080 DNA encodes the following proteins:
- a CDS encoding integration host factor subunit alpha has product MGQTLTKAGIVDYIYERTDKNRAEIKDLVESILEIMKQSIKKDHALLVSGFGKFEAYDKKARKGRNPQTSETITLPPRKVVVFRLSRKFRAELNPS; this is encoded by the coding sequence ATGGGACAGACGCTGACCAAAGCCGGGATCGTCGATTACATCTACGAGCGCACCGACAAGAATCGCGCTGAAATCAAGGATCTGGTGGAATCCATCCTTGAGATCATGAAACAGTCCATCAAAAAGGACCATGCCCTTTTGGTGAGTGGATTCGGCAAGTTCGAAGCCTACGACAAAAAGGCGCGCAAGGGGCGCAACCCCCAGACCAGCGAAACCATTACCCTGCCTCCGCGCAAGGTCGTGGTCTTCCGCCTTTCCCGCAAGTTCAGGGCT